Genomic window (Dictyoglomus thermophilum H-6-12):
GGGTTGGTATAATTGGATCGAAACTTCTTTACTATCATTCTCCTCAGATCTTACAAGGAATAGGAGGAAAATATAACAAGTATTTTGCACTTACTAAACATGTAGGAGGCTTTGAAGAAGATAAAGGTCAATATGATAGAGAAAATATAGAAATCGATTATGTAATAGGAGCATCAATGTTTGTGCCAAAAGAGTTTATTGAGGATGTGGGACTTATGGATGAAAGATATTTTCTATATTTTGAGGATGTGGATTGGTGTGAAAGGGCGAGGAGAAAAGGATATGTAATTACCTGTTGTTATAAAAGTAAGGTTTATCATAAGGAAGGGGCAAGTATAGGCTCAAGCTCTAAAGGGGAGAAAAAAAGTGAGCTTGCAGATTACTATGGAATAAGAAATAGAATTGTATTTACTAAAAAATTTTATCCTCAGTATTTATTCACAGTATATCTAAGCCTTTTGGGGGTTATTTTAAATAGAGTAAAGAGAAGACAGTTTAATAGGATAAAATTAGTTTTTGAGGCAATAAAAGATATACCAAAGGAGAATTAACCAGAATAGTTATTTCTTAATATACTTTGATATAAAGAAATATGCTCTTCTGCAATTTTATCCCAAGTAAATTTTTCTGCGTATTTTCTACTTTTCTCTGAGAGGTATTTTATTAGATTATAATCATTCAATATTTTTTTAATAACCTCAAAAGCATCTTGCGGGTTGTTAGCAATTAAGACTGTATCTTTTATCTCTTCAGTGGTGTGTCTTCCTTCAGTTGTTATTGTAACTACGCCATTTCCAAGGGTTGCAAGTAGTGTACCTCTTCTTTCTGAAGCACCGTCGGGAAAAGGAAGATAGGCAAATAATGTTTCTGAAAGGATTTCACATACTTCCTTCTCATTTAGATTTATGTTCCAAATAATATTTAGATCTTTTGAAATGTACTTTAACTCTTGGTAGTACTTATTATCTTTTATCTTTCCGATTATTCTTAAATTTAAACTTAAGTTAGAGTTTTTAATTAAGCTTGCAAGTTTTATAAAATCTTCTAAGTTCTTATTAGGGGCAATGAGACCAAAGTAAACAATTTCTTTTCTTCTTTCTTTGCTTTTATCGCAAAAAGGAATATTACTTCCAATGGGTATCACATATGTTTTGCTCTTTATGTATGGGTAAAATTTTTCAAAATATTCTTTTTCGTATTTAGAGGTAAAGATTAACTTTTGAGAGTTTATAGTAAATGCAAAAAGAGAAATAAATCTTAGAATATGAGCTTGACTTGCTTCGTGTAAGGTGATCACCATAGGTTTTATGAGACTCAGAAAGTGAGGACCAATACTGTATCCATACCCTAAGGTAGGATATTGCATGTGAGTAATAGAGTAGTTTTTAAGCTCTTTATAAAGGTGGTAAATATCTTTTGGTTTCCATTTTTTGGGACATAAAACTGTTACATTTAATCCTTTTTTAATTAAGGCATTACTGAGGTTGTAGGTGTAATCTCCTACACCGCAAGGTTCGGGTGGTAATGAGCCTGTAATTAAAGCTATTTTCATAGTCTTTTTTTCATTTTATTCTAACATATTGAGGTGAATTGATGGACAGAAATAAAAGTTTATTTTGTTTATTTATTTTAAACTAATTATTTTTAAGATCTTTTGATATAATGTTAATAAGTCGAAAAATATATAAGAAAGTACTCAGATGGGGAGAGATAAAAGGGGAAATAAAATTAATAGTCCTTCTGTCCTAGCTAAACTTTATAAACTCTATCTTCTTATAGAAAATGGTAGTTATCCTTCTATCTCTTATCTTCAAAAGAGTCTTGAGCTAAGTGAGAAAACTATAGACAGATATATATCTTATTAAGAGACTTCTTTAATATTCCAATAGAATACGATAGGGTAAAAAAGGGATATTATTTAGCTGAAAAGGTAAGTTTTCCCATTCCAAAGCTTTCGGAAGGAGAATTATTATCCCTTTTAATATCTGCAAAGTTGGTAGAGGAATTTAGAAATACTCCTTTAGAAGATTCTTTAAAAAAACTTGCTAAAAAGTTAGAAGCTCTTTTCCCTGAGGAGGTCACAATAGGAGGAAAAGAGTTGGAGATGATGCTTTCAGTCTCTCTTTCTCCTATAAAGATGAGGGTTGATATTAAGGATACCTTTGAGAAAATATTCTCTGCTATAAAGAATAGAAAAAGGATCATAATAAAATACTACTCCATAGAAAGGGATGAATTAACTGAGAGAAAGGTAGATCCATATCATATATACAACTACGAAGGAGTATGGTATTTTTGTGGATTTTGCCATCTAAGAAAAGAGCTCAGAGATTTTGCTTTAGATAGAATTCAGAGCATAGATATCACCTCGGAGAAGTTTGAATTTCCCAAGGACTTCAATCCTAAAGAATATCTCTCTAAGCCTTTTAGGATATATAAGGGAAGTTTTATTAAGATGAAGGTCCTTTTTGATTCTTATCAAGCAAGATGGATAAAAGAGAGAATTTGGCATCCCAATCAAAAAGTAGAAGAACTAGAAACAGGTGAGGTTATTCTGGAGATAGAAGGTAATTCTGAGGAGCTAAAACGTTGGATATTGAGCTATGGAAAGCATGCAAAGGTTTTAGAGCCTGAAGAGCTTAGAGAGGAGCTAAAAAAAGAATTGAAAGAGGTTTTAAAAAATTATGGATAAAAATTTTGTAGGGTCTTATTTTGACCCTACCAACTTGTATGCTAAGAGTAGGAGATAAAAAGGGGTGAATAAATGAGGATAAAAATAGTTTACGAAACCCTAGATGGTAAAGATATAATTCTTCCATGCCATTATAATTATGCTATTCAGGGGTTGATATATCAGACCTTCTCTCCTGAGATAGCTAAATGGCTACATGATGTAGGCTTTTTATTGGGAAAAAGAAAATTTAAACTGTTTACTTTTTCCAGAATTCTTGAAAAAGGAAAGATTATTGTTAAGGATAATGATAACAAATACTTAAATTTTGGAAGGAAGATAACCTTTTATTTTTCCTCCCCCATAGATGATATTGTAGGAAATTTAGGAGAAAGATCCTTTAGGGAAAGAGAATTTTCCATAGGTAAAAATAAAGTTTATATATCTCAATTAGAAATTCTTCTTCCTCCTAAGATTGAGGAGAAGGTTTATATAAAAATGTTATCCCCCCTTACTATATACAGCACATTCTTAAAAAATGGATCACGGATTGTTCATTTTTATAGACCTTATGAAAACGAGTTTTCTAAGCTAATAGAAGAAAATGCAAAGAAAAAATTAAAGATTGTTCACCAGAATTCTTATGATGGGGGTTCTTTGTCCATTAAACCTTATAAATTCTCTTTGGAGAAGAATAGAAAGGTGGTAATTTTCAAAAATACTCCTATAGAGGGGTGGACAGGTGTGTTTGAACTTTCAGGAGATCCTGCCTTAATAGCTATAACTTATGAGGCAGGTTTAGGAAATAAAAACTCAGAAGGGTTTGGAATGTGGGAGATCTGGAGAGAAAAGGAGGAGAGTAAAGATGCTGACTAATATTAAAGAAATAGGTAAAATGGTGAGAACCACTTCAGCGGAGGATTTTGTCTCTAATCTTGTGGAATACGATGAGGACTTGATGGTTGATGAAAAGGAAAATAGAAAGTTCTTGGTTATAATGGATTTTGACTTAGAAAGTGAAAAGATAAACCTTTATAGGAGAGAGGTAGATAGGCAAGTATTAGAGGAATATCTTTGGGTAGGAAATGCAAAGGGAAATAATCCTCAGGATAGGTTAACAACAAATAATGTAAGCTATCTGATCTGTAGCGCTGGAGCTGGAAATGGTTCCTCTATTGTAAATCTTCTCAATAATCTGAAAGGTGGTACTCTGAAAAATCTTTTGGAAGAAGTAAAAAATAAGTTTTTTATGAGTTTGCCTTTAGAGAAAGTAAGATATTGTTTGGATTTGAGCAAGATTGGGAATGGTGAAATTATAGACATTAAACCCCCTGAGAGTAGTGATGAGAAGAAATATCTAAAGGATATTGAAAACCTATGGAAGAAAAAATTTTTGGAAATTATTGAAGAAAAATTAGGCTTAAAAGAGAAGGAAATTTCTCTCTTTACAGTGACAATAAATGGAATGAAGCCCTCGGAGTTTAAAGATTACAAAGAATATATTGAGAATTCCCTTATAGAGGAAAGTTTTGAAGAAAGTTTTGAGGGCACATGTCATGTTTGTGGAGAGAGAAGCGAAATAACATATGACACTACAAAATTTCCTGTCAAGTTTTACATAACAAAGCTTATTACATTTTCTTCTGATTTTGAAGGAAAAGGCGTGAAAAAAGGTTTTTCTAAGAATTTTAGTTTATGTAGAGATTGTTATAAAGACATAATTTTGGGAATTAAATTTATACAGAATAATTTAGACACTCGCCTTGGGAATAATGACCTTTGGATTATTCCTGGACTATTCTTCAATCCTCTCGGAAAGGAATTAAAAGAGAGTTGGATTAGGACTTCTCGAGAGTTTGTAAAATCTACTTTCAATTTGCAGGAATTTTTAAGTTTTGAGGAACGGATTCAGAGAAACCTTGATGAATATAGAGAATTTGAAGAGATTGCTGATTATGGTACTGTGGATTTACTTTTTTATGAGAGAAGTAAGGAGGCTTTTAAGATTAAAGAATATATAAAAGATGTACATTTAAGACGGGTAGAGAAGATTAGAAATAGTATAAGGGAGGTGGAGAATTTAGGACGAGAAATATTTGGAGAGGGAGAAAATTGGTTCTTAGGTTTGGAAGATATTTACTTTTTGATTCCAATAAGAAGGGGAAAGGTTTCGGAATACAAAAAGATGCTTGATCTTTATGAGGATATTTTCTTAGAGCATAGAATTGATAAGGATATCCTTATAGACTACTTTGTTGATCTTGCAAAAGTTTATAGGTTTGAAAAGTTTTCTCAATACAACATAAAGATGGTTAAGAATACGGATATGGGGATGTCTCTTTCTATACTCAAAACTAACCTTCTCTTAAAACTCTTTGAGAAATTAAACCTTATTACAGGAGGTGATAGAATGCCTGAATTTGCAGATGATGTTCTAGACAAAGATCTACAGGAATATATTTCAAAAATGCAATACAGCGAAGAAGAAGCTGCACTCTTTCTCTTAGGTTATCTTATTGGGGAGATTGGTTATGAACAAATAAGAGGTGCAGATTTAAGTGCCAAAAAGCCTATCCTTAATAAGATCAATTTTAATGGTATAAGTGCTAAAAACCTTATAAATCTTGCCAATGAAGTATTTGAAAAATTAGATCAATACAAAATAAGAGGATACAATGAGAAGACATTCTCGGTGATGAAATCCCTAATGGACAAACACATAAAGTCTTGGAAATTGAGTGAACAAGAGAATGTATATTATATCCTCTCAGGTTATGCTTTTAATACATATAAAAGAGTTAAAAGTGTAAAAGGAAAGGAGGATCAATAAATGGGAGTCTATTCTAAAAATTCTGAAATCTTATTCCTTTATGATGCTAAATTAACAAATCCTAATGGGGATCCTGATGATGAAAATAAACCAAGAATAGACTATGAAAAAGAGATAAACTTAGTAAGTGACGTAAGGTTAAAGAGATATATAAGAGATTACTTAGAAAGTATTGGATATGAAATTTTTGTGGCTAAGGTAGATGGGGAAATTGTTGATGCAACGGAAAGGTTAAGAAGATTCTTTGAGAAAGAGAATAAAAAAGTGAATTTGAATAAGCTAACCAAAGAAGATGTAGACTTTATACTTTCTAAACTAATAGATGTGAGGCTTTTTGGAGCCACAATGCCTATTAAAGCTGGAGAAGAAGGAAAAGGAGCGAGTTCTAACTTTACAGGCCCTGTCCAATTTACTTGGGGTTATTCTTTGAATAAAGTAGAGCTTGTTACCTCTAATTCTATAACATCTACTTTTGCAGGAAGAGACGAAGCAGGAAAAGGGCAATATGGAACCTTTGGAAAAGATTGGAGACTCTATTATTCACTTATTGCTTTCTATGGTATAGTGAGTGGTTATAGGGCTAAATATACAAATCTTTCTGAAGAGGATGTTGCTCTTCTTGACAAAGCATTGTTAGAAGCTATTCCTCAGATGGCATCTACAAGAAGTAAGATTGGACAGAAGCCTCGTCTGTTACTAAGAATAGAATATTCAAAGCCCTATTTCTTAGGTGATCTCAGAAACAAAGTAAAAATAGATAAAGAGGAAGGGCTTAGGGATATTACTGATTATGAATTAGATATAACTAATCTTAAAGAAGTATTAGAGCAAAATAAAGATAGAATTGATAAAGTATATGTCTTTCAAGATCCCGAACTTAGAATTAAGGGAGGAAAACTTTTTGACCAATTGAAAGAGGTATTGGGGAATAAGGTTGTAGAACTTACTGTTTAGAAAGAATGGTGATAATATGAAAGTGATAGTATTTGATTTATTGGGAAAGATGGCGCACTTTAGGAAGTTTTATACAAACTCCTCTTCTCTCTCTTATCATTTTCCTCCTCGAACTACCATAGTTGGGTTGATTGCAGGGCTTCTTGGGTATGAAAGAGATACCTATTATGAAATTTTTTCTACAGATAAGGCAAAAATAACCATAGGGGTCAAAAGTCCATTGAGAAAAATATTACAAGTAGTGAATTATGTGTGGGCAGAAAATGTTAAACAATTAAATCAAAGCAGAGGCCAGCATACTCAAATTCCACTGGAGATCATATTTCCTCAAGATATGAAGGAGGATATTTGTTATAGAATATTTTTCCACCATAAAGATGAGAAGATTATGGAAGATCTTAAAAATAAGCTTGTAAATTTTGATTTCTGCTTTCCTCCGTATTTAGGAATTACAGAATTTGTAGGAAAAGTAGATTTTATTGGGGAGGGAATGGCAGAAATAAGTAGGGCAGATAAGGTATTAATTGATTCAGTGGTAAGCGTAGATTACATAAAGAAGAATTCCTTAATCTTGGAGCCTCAAGTGGGGGCTCAATATGTAAAAGAGAAAATGCCACTTTCCTTCAACAAGGATAGGTTGTTAGAAGATCCACCCAAAGAATTTATTGGAGAAATAAAGATTGGAAAAATTTCTTTAAAGGGGAATGTTGAATATTATAAAGTGGAAGTAAGGGATTTGGTTCAGAACGTTATCTTTATGGAGGATTAGTATGGACAGGTTCTACTCCCATTTGGAGAGAAGAGGAGAAGAGGTTGATCTTGAAAGATCCATTTTGTTAAAAAATCACCTACGAGAGGTAGGTCTCAAAACAATAGAATATTTCTTCTTTGAGGGAGGAGATTTAAAAAATATAGGATATTACATTGGTATTACTCATGACTTTGGAAAATATACTACTTACTTTCAGAAGAGACTTTTCGAAATTGAGCATTGTGGTGATCTTGCTAATCATGGTTTTATCTCCTCCCTATACTCTGCCTATTTGATTTCAAGGAAATTGGAAGAATTTAAAAATGTAGAAGATATAAAGGAATTTCTACCTCTCGTGGCATTCTTTGTTGTCTATCATCATCATTTAGATCTTTCTTCTCTTTCTAAATTGAAATCTAATCTTGAGAGTTCTGACAAAAAGGAGCTCATATTAAAACAAATTGAGGACATGAAATCTAATTCTGAGATAATAAATAGAGACTTAAAAGAATTAGAACTCCCACTGTTAGAGGAATTCGAAAGAGATTTAGATGATGTTATTAATCTACTACGGAAGAGAATTTATCAATTTGAAAATAAATTAGAAGAAAAGATAAAAGAGAAGATAGCAATATTTTGCTTAGTATTATTTTCTGCCCTTATAGATGCAGATAAAAAATCAGCAGGAAAGGTAAGGGATGTGGAGAGGAGAGATATTCCAGAGGATATAGTAGAGGTTTATAAGAGAGAAACATTTAAAGATAACTCCGATGAGATAAACCTTTTGAGAGAAGAGATATTTCAAAAGGTTATTAATAAGCTTAAAGAAATAGATATAAGTAAGAATAAGATCTTCACCTTTACTTCTCCTACAGGATCGGGAAAAACTCTCACTGGTTTTGCTTTTGCTGTAAAACTTAGAAAAAGGATTGAAAAGGAATTTGGTTACACTCCAAGAATTATATATTCTCTTCCTTTTATCTCAATAATTAATCAAAATTATGATGTGTTAAGAAATGTGCTGTCTAAACTGCCAGATTTCGAAGGAAACTCTTCTGCTTATATCATAAGCCATCATCATTTATCTAAGGTAGAATATGAAGAGGGAGACGAATTAAGAGAAGTGGATGAATCTTTAGCTCTTATCGAATCGTGGGAGTCGGAGGTTATTGTTACAACTTTTGTCCAACTTCTCCACACTATTATAGGTTTTAAAAATAGCTTTCTTAAGAAATATCATAACATTGCAAGAAGCATTATTATTCTTGATGAGGTTCAGAATATTCCTGCAGAATATTGGAAATTGACCGAGAGAATATTCAAACTCATGAGCCAATATTTAAACTGTTACATAATTCTTATGACTGCCACAAAACCCTTAATTTTCTCTGATGGGGATACTTTAGAAATTCTCGATAACAATGAGGTATATTTTGAAAAATTAAATAGAGTAGTACTTTATAGTAATGTAAAGGAGCAGAAGGGGCTTGACTCACTCCTTTCTTGGTTTATTGATATATATGATCCCCAAAAATCTTATATGATAGTGCTAAATACCATAAAGTCCTCTATAGAATTTTATCGAATGTTAAAAGAACAATTATCCTTAAAAGAAAAAAGCATATACTACCTTTCTGCTAATATTATTCCTAAAGAAAGATTAGATAGGATACATAGAATAAAGCAAGATTTAGGGAACAATAAAAAACCAATTCTTGTTTCAACTCAAGTTGTGGAGGCTGGCGTAGATTTGGATTTTGATGTGGTGATAAGGGATTTAGGACCTTTGGATTCTGTAGTGCAGGTTGCTGGAAGATGTAATAGAAATTTCAAAAAAGAAAATGGCGAAATTTTTGTCTTCTTTTTGAAAGACGATAAAGGGAGATCTTATGCTAATATGGTTTATCAAAAGCTTACTCCAAGAATAACTTTTGAACTCTTTAGTGAGTTAGAGAGTGTAAAAGAAAGTGAATTTATAAAAATAATAAACAAATATTTCGAAAGATTAAGATTTGAAAAATCTCAGGAAGAATCAGAGTTGATAATATCTGCATTGAATAATTTAA
Coding sequences:
- the cas7b gene encoding type I-B CRISPR-associated protein Cas7/Csh2: MGVYSKNSEILFLYDAKLTNPNGDPDDENKPRIDYEKEINLVSDVRLKRYIRDYLESIGYEIFVAKVDGEIVDATERLRRFFEKENKKVNLNKLTKEDVDFILSKLIDVRLFGATMPIKAGEEGKGASSNFTGPVQFTWGYSLNKVELVTSNSITSTFAGRDEAGKGQYGTFGKDWRLYYSLIAFYGIVSGYRAKYTNLSEEDVALLDKALLEAIPQMASTRSKIGQKPRLLLRIEYSKPYFLGDLRNKVKIDKEEGLRDITDYELDITNLKEVLEQNKDRIDKVYVFQDPELRIKGGKLFDQLKEVLGNKVVELTV
- a CDS encoding glycosyltransferase family 2 protein, producing MKNNKVYIIIIHYKGLEDTFSLLDNLLSLDYQDFQVILVNNNPEENLFGNLKSFIITRGWNLLTEQVEDNYITLSIDKFKYPVVLINQERNLGYAGGVNTGIRYTLKYNDFSYLWILNNDLILAPDSLRELINFAEKLKSEGKRVGIIGSKLLYYHSPQILQGIGGKYNKYFALTKHVGGFEEDKGQYDRENIEIDYVIGASMFVPKEFIEDVGLMDERYFLYFEDVDWCERARRKGYVITCCYKSKVYHKEGASIGSSSKGEKKSELADYYGIRNRIVFTKKFYPQYLFTVYLSLLGVILNRVKRRQFNRIKLVFEAIKDIPKEN
- a CDS encoding helix-turn-helix transcriptional regulator is translated as MVEEFRNTPLEDSLKKLAKKLEALFPEEVTIGGKELEMMLSVSLSPIKMRVDIKDTFEKIFSAIKNRKRIIIKYYSIERDELTERKVDPYHIYNYEGVWYFCGFCHLRKELRDFALDRIQSIDITSEKFEFPKDFNPKEYLSKPFRIYKGSFIKMKVLFDSYQARWIKERIWHPNQKVEELETGEVILEIEGNSEELKRWILSYGKHAKVLEPEELREELKKELKEVLKNYG
- the cas5b gene encoding type I-B CRISPR-associated protein Cas5b, whose product is MKVIVFDLLGKMAHFRKFYTNSSSLSYHFPPRTTIVGLIAGLLGYERDTYYEIFSTDKAKITIGVKSPLRKILQVVNYVWAENVKQLNQSRGQHTQIPLEIIFPQDMKEDICYRIFFHHKDEKIMEDLKNKLVNFDFCFPPYLGITEFVGKVDFIGEGMAEISRADKVLIDSVVSVDYIKKNSLILEPQVGAQYVKEKMPLSFNKDRLLEDPPKEFIGEIKIGKISLKGNVEYYKVEVRDLVQNVIFMED
- a CDS encoding CRISPR-associated helicase/endonuclease Cas3, with protein sequence MDRFYSHLERRGEEVDLERSILLKNHLREVGLKTIEYFFFEGGDLKNIGYYIGITHDFGKYTTYFQKRLFEIEHCGDLANHGFISSLYSAYLISRKLEEFKNVEDIKEFLPLVAFFVVYHHHLDLSSLSKLKSNLESSDKKELILKQIEDMKSNSEIINRDLKELELPLLEEFERDLDDVINLLRKRIYQFENKLEEKIKEKIAIFCLVLFSALIDADKKSAGKVRDVERRDIPEDIVEVYKRETFKDNSDEINLLREEIFQKVINKLKEIDISKNKIFTFTSPTGSGKTLTGFAFAVKLRKRIEKEFGYTPRIIYSLPFISIINQNYDVLRNVLSKLPDFEGNSSAYIISHHHLSKVEYEEGDELREVDESLALIESWESEVIVTTFVQLLHTIIGFKNSFLKKYHNIARSIIILDEVQNIPAEYWKLTERIFKLMSQYLNCYIILMTATKPLIFSDGDTLEILDNNEVYFEKLNRVVLYSNVKEQKGLDSLLSWFIDIYDPQKSYMIVLNTIKSSIEFYRMLKEQLSLKEKSIYYLSANIIPKERLDRIHRIKQDLGNNKKPILVSTQVVEAGVDLDFDVVIRDLGPLDSVVQVAGRCNRNFKKENGEIFVFFLKDDKGRSYANMVYQKLTPRITFELFSELESVKESEFIKIINKYFERLRFEKSQEESELIISALNNLRFYEGKEIISVSSFELIKEKGIVYPVFIEVDEKAMETWSKFKSIISDDSIDRWEKKKLLLNIKSQLEEYIVNVRVNKNEPWIFDIAFDQNIGYVANKDIPEYYDSETGFKKTELSSVIF
- a CDS encoding glycosyltransferase family 4 protein — protein: MKIALITGSLPPEPCGVGDYTYNLSNALIKKGLNVTVLCPKKWKPKDIYHLYKELKNYSITHMQYPTLGYGYSIGPHFLSLIKPMVITLHEASQAHILRFISLFAFTINSQKLIFTSKYEKEYFEKFYPYIKSKTYVIPIGSNIPFCDKSKERRKEIVYFGLIAPNKNLEDFIKLASLIKNSNLSLNLRIIGKIKDNKYYQELKYISKDLNIIWNINLNEKEVCEILSETLFAYLPFPDGASERRGTLLATLGNGVVTITTEGRHTTEEIKDTVLIANNPQDAFEVIKKILNDYNLIKYLSEKSRKYAEKFTWDKIAEEHISLYQSILRNNYSG
- a CDS encoding TIGR02556 family CRISPR-associated protein, with product MLTNIKEIGKMVRTTSAEDFVSNLVEYDEDLMVDEKENRKFLVIMDFDLESEKINLYRREVDRQVLEEYLWVGNAKGNNPQDRLTTNNVSYLICSAGAGNGSSIVNLLNNLKGGTLKNLLEEVKNKFFMSLPLEKVRYCLDLSKIGNGEIIDIKPPESSDEKKYLKDIENLWKKKFLEIIEEKLGLKEKEISLFTVTINGMKPSEFKDYKEYIENSLIEESFEESFEGTCHVCGERSEITYDTTKFPVKFYITKLITFSSDFEGKGVKKGFSKNFSLCRDCYKDIILGIKFIQNNLDTRLGNNDLWIIPGLFFNPLGKELKESWIRTSREFVKSTFNLQEFLSFEERIQRNLDEYREFEEIADYGTVDLLFYERSKEAFKIKEYIKDVHLRRVEKIRNSIREVENLGREIFGEGENWFLGLEDIYFLIPIRRGKVSEYKKMLDLYEDIFLEHRIDKDILIDYFVDLAKVYRFEKFSQYNIKMVKNTDMGMSLSILKTNLLLKLFEKLNLITGGDRMPEFADDVLDKDLQEYISKMQYSEEEAALFLLGYLIGEIGYEQIRGADLSAKKPILNKINFNGISAKNLINLANEVFEKLDQYKIRGYNEKTFSVMKSLMDKHIKSWKLSEQENVYYILSGYAFNTYKRVKSVKGKEDQ
- the cas6 gene encoding CRISPR-associated endoribonuclease Cas6, which translates into the protein MRIKIVYETLDGKDIILPCHYNYAIQGLIYQTFSPEIAKWLHDVGFLLGKRKFKLFTFSRILEKGKIIVKDNDNKYLNFGRKITFYFSSPIDDIVGNLGERSFREREFSIGKNKVYISQLEILLPPKIEEKVYIKMLSPLTIYSTFLKNGSRIVHFYRPYENEFSKLIEENAKKKLKIVHQNSYDGGSLSIKPYKFSLEKNRKVVIFKNTPIEGWTGVFELSGDPALIAITYEAGLGNKNSEGFGMWEIWREKEESKDAD